A window of the Bradysia coprophila strain Holo2 chromosome X unlocalized genomic scaffold, BU_Bcop_v1 contig_128, whole genome shotgun sequence genome harbors these coding sequences:
- the LOC119067671 gene encoding uncharacterized protein LOC119067671, translating to MFGVGVIYGVLGCLVLTDAQQYYNQDDYYKQYPQYTKNGYHGYSTPSGVNSNANSVQVIEVSIPNLSDLTGALGISKSDQSVISGVIKQYLSTSQTDTPYTFSIHAYNDKKSPQTNSQNLYGTQATINSQSQYNQPNYQQPNYYQQQSSYDYNNYNYKQQQHQREVAIYEQKLRDYYAKYPWTAPQPATTTASPHVQGEVIKPNEIIPSNPEPIPDGGKSLAELLLENLGTTEEPTPNNQPSDGKSLLELLNEQNGKQPSDEHQTTTTTTSAPKKSLDDLIGNVFTEKPHTTTEEPPKQEGGKSLFELLADLEPPESSDEVKTKSDVAGGDYGLDVRNDDSKVKRTKRHILREGLRRITERISNFGKSNSERHTRDHDCNHHEGRSHHSHTNRKHQNRDEDSDGESDDEGDDNRNGFIENHRHDKHKGRRPTDFENDGHGHDHSLYPHPHQHPYPHPHPHPHPHPHPHPHPNTDYDQQEENKFQQNGKPRPSIDNEKPSNQDAPHDQVIQTSRKPHFVDAGTQTDAVATTNTDDKDVTLDIDIRGGFDGTRRKRHSVKRSRRSPDDEGFVFQDDSEPAAPKDEVKTDDKEKNDEAVTESAEPADENATEKEGEEGGLDNRFGFFGGGFNRQPGRRPIANLIGGVVNSFLGGVAGGDPYNRAPPPQPYYPDPYGQQQYYGNYPPQQPVHIHINNVANANAQSQTTNAGPGPFGPHGSNQNAAANAQSENHQNQFGSFQNAGASGQASNLAGDGSSGQLSAANAMNQNYQNEFGFGSKNTAQGQAANFDNHGNLALTSSNSGTNQFVDQFGVHDETNSAAQSSLQGQFGTQNSGAQSNTYQGPNGSGASASSQASSINSGHGGHGSQNSGASAAANSGNVGGNSFGNAQSNTYTNDQWGW from the exons CGCAACAATACTACAATCAGGATGACTACTACAAACAATATCCCCAATATACGAAAAACGGTTATCATGGCTATTCAACACCGTCGGGAGTCAATTCGAATGCTAATAGTGTACAAGTCATTGAAGTTTCGATACCGAATCTATCAGACTTAACCGGAGCTCTTGGCATTAGCAAATCAGACCAAAGTGTAATATCGGGTGTAATAAAGCAATATCTCTCAACGTCGCAGACTGACACACCGTACACCTTTTCGATTCATGCTTACAACGACAAAAAGTCACCACAGAccaattcacaaaatttatatggCACCCAAGCAACGATTAATTCTCAATCGCAATATAACCAACCTAACTATCAACAACCGAACTATTATCAGCAGCAGTCTTCATACGATTATAACAATTATAATTATAAACAGCAGCAGCACCAAAGGGAGGTCGCAATTTATGAACAAAAGTT GAGAGATTATTACGCTAAGTATCCGTGGACCGCTCCTCAGCCAGCTACTACAACTGCTTCCCCTCACGTTCAAGGCGAAGTAATCAAGCCGAACGAAATCATACCTTCAAACCCCGAACCAATACCAGACGGTGGTAAATCACTTGCTGAATTGCTACTAGAGAATCTTGGAACCACAGAAGAACCTACTCCAAATAACCAACCAAGCGATGGAAAATCGCTGCTAGAATTGCTGAACGAACAGAATGGTAAGCAACCATCAGACGAACATCAAACCACTACTACGACGACAAGCGCTCCGAAGAAATCTCTTGACGATCTGATTGGTAACGTGTTTACCGAAAAGCCACATACCACCACTGAAGAGCCTCCGAAACAAGAGGGCGGCAAAAGTTTATTTGAACTTTTGGCGGATCTAGAACCTCCAGAGTCTTCGGACGAggttaaaacaaaatctgatGTTGCTGGTGGTGATTATGGCCTAGACGTCCGGAATGATGACAGTAAGGTGAAACGAACCAAACGACACATTTTACGTGAAGGTTTGCGTCGAATTACAGAGCGGATATCTAACTTTGGGAAGAGCAACAGTGAAAGACATACACGGGATCACGACTGCAATCATCACGAGGGACGTTCTCATCATTCCCATACGAATCGTAAGCATCAAAATCGTGACGAGGATAGTGACGGTGAAAGTGATGATGAAGGTGACGATAATCGAAATGGATTTATTGAAAACCATAGGCATGACAAGCATAAAGGCAGACGCcccacagattttgaaaatgatggTCACGGACATGACCATTCTCTCTATCCACATCCGCACCAGCATCCTTATCCACATCCTCACCCACATCCCCACCCACATCCTCATCCTCATCCACATCCCAATACTGATTACGATCAGCAGGAAGAGAATAAGTTCCAACAGAACGGAAAGCCACGACCATCTATTGATAATGAAAAACCATCCAATCAAGATGCTCCACACGATCAAGTTATTCAAACAAGTCGAAAGCCACATTTCGTTGATGCGGGAACTCAAACTGATGCAGTTGCCACGACGAATACAGACGATAAGGATGTCACTCTTGATATTGACATTCGTGGAGGATTTGACGGAACAAGAAGAAAGCGCCACAGTGTAAAACGTTCTCGCCGGTCACCAGACGACGAAGGATTTGTTTTCCAGGATGACAGCGAGCCAGCTGCACCGAAAGATGAAGTAAAGACCGACGATAAAGAGAAAAATGACGAGGCAGTGACCGAGTCAGCTGAGCCCGCTGATGAAAATGCAACAGAAAAAGAGGGAGAAGAAGGTGGCCTCGACAATAGGTTCGGATTTTTCGGCGGTGGCTTCAACAGGCAACCTGGAAGACGACCGATCGCAAATTTAATAGGCGGAGTAGTGAATAGTTTTCTCGGCGGTGTTGCTGGTGGTGATCCATATAATCGAGCGCCGCCACCGCAGCCATATTATCCTGATCCGTATGGTCAACAGCAATATTATGGAAATTATCCGCCGCAGCAACCTGTTCACATTCATATCAATAATGTTGCAAATGCGAATGCACAAAGTCAAACAACGAACGCCGGTCCTGGCCCGTTCGGTCCACATGGTTCGAATCAGAATGCAGCTGCTAATGCTCAGTcggaaaatcatcaaaatcaattcgGTTCATTCCAAAATGCCGGTGCATCTGGTCAAGCATCGAACTTAGCTGGTGATGGATCATCGGGACAATTGAGCGCTGCCAATGCAATGAACCAAAACTATCAAAACGAATTCGGTTTTGGCAGCAAAAATACAGCCCAAGGTCAGGCGGCGAATTTCGATAATCACGGCAATTTGGCCTTAACATCTAGCAACAGTGGTACGAACCAGTTTGTCGACCAGTTTGGCGTGCACGACGAAACAAATAGTGCCGCACAGTCGAGTCTACAGGGCCAATTCGGTACGCAAAATAGTGGTGCCCAATCGAATACCTATCAAGGTCCGAACGGATCTGGTGCCTCGGCATCGAGTCAGGCGTCAAGCATAAACAGTGGACATGGTGGACATGGATCGCAAAACAGTGGAGCTAGTGCGGCTGCTAACAGTGGCAATGTCGGAGGAAATTCGTTCGGCAATGCACAGAGTAACACATATACAAACGATCAATGGGGATGGTGA